In Piliocolobus tephrosceles isolate RC106 chromosome 12, ASM277652v3, whole genome shotgun sequence, one DNA window encodes the following:
- the LOC111533285 gene encoding melanoma-associated antigen 8-like, which yields MLLRQKRQSCKAEEGGQAQGDAPGLMDVQTPTTEEQKAASSSSTLIVGTLEEVPDSGSLSPAQSPQGASSSLTVTDNTLWSQSSEVSSSNEEEGPSTSPDPAHLESLFQEALDEKVAELVRFLLHKYQIKERVTKAEMLESVIKNYKNHFPEILSKASECMQVIYGIDMKEVDPAGHCYVLVTCLGLSHDGLLGDDQSKPKTGLLIIVLGVIVMEGSCAPEEAIWEALSVIGLYDGREHSVYWELRKLLTQDWVQENYLEYRQVPGSDPVRYEFLWGPRALAETSYVKVLEHVARVNARVRISYPFQSNNI from the coding sequence ATGCTTCTTCGGCAGAAGCGTCAGTCCTGCAAGGCTGAGGAAGGCGGTCAGGCCCAAGGAGATGCACCAGGGCTTATGGATGTGCAGACTCCCACAACTGAGGAGCAGAAGGCtgcatcctcctcctccactcTGATCGTGGGAACCCTGGAGGAGGTGCCTGATTCTGGGTCACTGAGTCCTGCCCAGAGTCCTCAGGGTGCCTCCTCTTCCCTGACTGTCACCGACAACACTCTATGGAGCCAATCCAGTGAGGTTTCCAGCAGCAATGAAGAGGAGGGGCCAAGCACCTCCCCAGACCCAGCTCACCTGGAGTCCCTGTTCCAGGAAGCACTTGATGAGAAAGTGGCTGAGTTAGTTCGTTTCCTGCTCCACAAATATCAAATTAAGGAGCGGGTCACAAAGGCAGAAATGCTGGAGAGTGTCATCAAAAATTACAAGAACCACTTTCCTGAGATCCTCAGCAAAGCCTCTGAGTGCATGCAGGTGATCTATGGCATTGACATGAAGGAAGTGGACCCTGCCGGCCACTGCTACGTCCTtgtcacctgcctgggcctctcccaTGATGGCCTGCTGGGTGATGATCAGAGCAAGCCCAAGACTGGCCTCCTGATAATCGTCCTGGGCGTGATCGTAATGGAGGGCAGCTGCGCCCCAGAGGAGGCAATCTGGGAAGCGTTGAGTGTGATAGGGCTGTATGATGGGAGGGAGCACAGTGTCTATTGGGAGCTCAGGAAGCTGCTCACCCAAGATTGGGTGCAGGAGAACTACCTGGAGTACCGCCAGGTACCCGGCAGTGATCCTGTGCGCTACGAGTTCCTGTGGGGTCCAAGGGCCCTCGCTGAAACCAGCTATGTGAAAGTCCTGGAGCATGTGGCCAGAGTTAACGCAAGAGTTCGCATTTCCTACCCATTCCAATCAAACAATATCTAA